In Pseudomonas fluorescens NCIMB 11764, a single window of DNA contains:
- the gcvP gene encoding aminomethyl-transferring glycine dehydrogenase encodes MSQLPSLSQLRDPNAFLRRHLGPDAAEQQAMLDSLGVGSRVELIEQTVPPGIRLNRALDLPPALDEEAALAKLRGYAEQNQVWTSLIGMGYHGTITPAVILRNVLENPGWYTAYTPYQPEIAQGRLEALLNFQQLTIDLTGLELANASLLDEATAAAEAMALAKRVAKSRSNLFFVDENCHPQTISVVQTRAEGFGFELIIDTVDNLKQHQVFGALLQYPDTHGEIRDLRPLIDHLHAQQALACVATDLLSLLLLTPPGELGADVVFGSSQRFGVPMGYGGPHAAFFASRDEYKRAIPGRIIGVSKDARGNTALRMALQTREQHIRREKANSNICTAQVLLANIASFYAVYHGPEGLKRIAQRVHRLTCILAAGLERHGISRLNTHFFDTLTLEVGGTQTAIIESAQAAQINLRILGRGQLGLSLDETSDESTVAKLFDVFLGADHGINVDELDAETLPSGIPGELQRSSPYLRHPVFSAHHSETEMLRYLKQLENKDLALNQSMIPLGSCTMKLNATSEMIPITWPQFANLHPFVPKEQAVGYALMIEELERWLCAITGFDAICMQPNSGAQGEYAGLLAIRKYHESRHQGARDICLIPSSAHGTNPASAQMAGMRVVIVECDEAGNVDLDDLKEKAAAAGDKLACLMATYPSTHGVYEEGISEICEVIHSHGGQVYMDGANLNAQVGLARPADIGADVSHMNLHKTFCIPHGGGGPGMGPIGVRAHLAPFVANHPVVAIDGPLPQNGAVSAAPWGSASILPISWMYIAMMGPQLADASEVAILAANYLAQHLSGAFPVLYTGRNERVAHECILDLRPLKALTGISEEDVAKRLMDYGFHAPTMSFPVPGTLMVEPTESESKAELDRFIGAMLSIRAEITEVQNGNWPAEDNPLKRSPHTLADITGVWERPYSIEQAVTPDAHTKAHKYWPVVNRVDNVYGDRNLFCACVPVDDYR; translated from the coding sequence ATGTCCCAGTTGCCGTCCTTGAGCCAGTTACGCGACCCCAATGCCTTCCTTCGCCGCCACCTCGGGCCCGATGCCGCCGAGCAGCAGGCGATGCTCGACAGCCTCGGCGTCGGTAGCCGCGTCGAGCTGATCGAGCAGACGGTGCCGCCGGGGATACGCCTGAACCGGGCGCTCGACCTGCCGCCCGCCCTCGACGAAGAAGCCGCGCTGGCCAAGTTGCGCGGTTACGCCGAGCAGAACCAGGTCTGGACCAGCCTGATCGGCATGGGTTACCACGGCACGATCACGCCGGCGGTCATCCTGCGCAACGTGCTGGAAAATCCCGGTTGGTACACCGCTTACACACCGTATCAACCGGAAATTGCCCAAGGCCGACTCGAAGCCTTGCTGAATTTCCAGCAACTGACCATCGACCTGACGGGCCTGGAGCTGGCCAACGCCTCGCTGCTGGATGAAGCCACGGCGGCGGCGGAAGCCATGGCCCTGGCCAAGCGTGTCGCCAAGTCCAGGAGCAATCTGTTTTTTGTGGATGAAAATTGTCATCCGCAGACGATTTCCGTGGTGCAGACCCGTGCCGAAGGTTTCGGTTTCGAGCTGATCATCGACACTGTGGATAACTTGAAACAGCACCAGGTATTCGGCGCGCTGCTGCAGTATCCCGACACCCACGGCGAGATTCGCGACCTGCGTCCGTTGATCGATCACCTGCACGCCCAGCAAGCCCTGGCCTGCGTCGCCACCGATCTGCTGAGCCTGTTGTTGCTGACGCCACCGGGAGAGTTGGGTGCCGACGTGGTGTTCGGCTCGTCCCAGCGGTTTGGTGTGCCCATGGGTTACGGCGGGCCCCACGCGGCGTTTTTTGCCAGTCGCGATGAATACAAACGGGCGATTCCCGGGCGGATTATCGGCGTCTCGAAAGACGCGCGCGGCAACACGGCATTACGGATGGCCCTGCAAACCCGTGAGCAACACATTCGCCGGGAGAAGGCGAATTCGAACATTTGCACTGCCCAGGTGCTGCTGGCCAATATCGCCAGTTTCTATGCGGTCTATCACGGGCCGGAAGGGCTCAAACGTATTGCCCAGCGAGTTCATCGATTGACGTGCATCCTCGCGGCGGGCCTGGAACGCCACGGCATATCCCGCCTCAACACGCACTTTTTCGACACCCTTACGCTGGAGGTCGGCGGCACTCAGACGGCGATCATCGAAAGCGCCCAGGCCGCGCAAATCAATTTGCGCATTCTCGGACGCGGTCAGCTGGGTCTGAGCCTCGACGAAACGTCCGACGAGTCCACCGTTGCCAAACTGTTCGATGTGTTCCTTGGCGCCGATCATGGGATCAACGTAGACGAACTGGACGCTGAAACGCTTCCTTCCGGCATCCCTGGCGAACTGCAGCGATCCTCGCCTTACCTGCGTCACCCGGTATTCAGCGCACATCACAGCGAAACCGAAATGCTGCGTTACCTCAAGCAGCTCGAAAACAAGGACCTTGCCCTCAACCAGTCCATGATCCCGCTGGGCTCCTGCACCATGAAACTCAATGCCACCAGCGAGATGATCCCGATCACCTGGCCGCAGTTCGCCAATCTCCATCCGTTCGTGCCAAAAGAGCAGGCGGTCGGTTATGCACTGATGATCGAAGAGCTGGAGCGCTGGCTCTGCGCGATCACTGGTTTCGACGCGATCTGCATGCAGCCCAATTCCGGCGCGCAAGGCGAATACGCCGGGTTGCTGGCGATCCGCAAATACCACGAAAGTCGTCATCAAGGTGCGCGGGACATCTGCCTGATTCCGTCCTCGGCCCACGGGACCAATCCTGCCTCGGCGCAAATGGCCGGGATGCGTGTGGTGATCGTCGAGTGCGATGAAGCGGGCAACGTCGACCTCGATGACCTGAAGGAAAAAGCGGCGGCTGCCGGAGACAAACTCGCTTGCCTGATGGCGACGTATCCTTCGACCCACGGCGTGTATGAGGAAGGCATCAGTGAGATCTGTGAAGTTATCCACAGCCATGGCGGCCAGGTGTACATGGATGGCGCCAACCTCAATGCGCAAGTCGGGTTGGCGCGGCCGGCGGACATTGGTGCCGACGTTTCCCACATGAACCTGCACAAGACCTTCTGTATTCCCCACGGCGGTGGCGGGCCTGGCATGGGGCCGATTGGTGTGCGGGCACACCTGGCGCCGTTCGTGGCCAATCACCCGGTGGTGGCAATTGACGGTCCGTTGCCGCAGAACGGCGCAGTCAGCGCGGCGCCCTGGGGCAGCGCGAGCATTCTGCCGATCAGCTGGATGTACATCGCCATGATGGGGCCGCAACTGGCAGACGCCAGCGAAGTGGCGATCCTCGCGGCGAATTACCTGGCGCAACATTTGTCCGGTGCATTCCCGGTGCTCTACACCGGGCGCAACGAGCGGGTGGCTCACGAATGCATTCTCGACCTGCGGCCGCTCAAGGCTCTGACCGGCATCAGCGAAGAGGACGTGGCCAAGCGTCTGATGGACTATGGCTTCCATGCGCCGACCATGTCGTTTCCGGTGCCGGGGACCTTGATGGTCGAGCCGACCGAAAGTGAATCGAAGGCTGAGCTCGACCGCTTTATCGGGGCGATGCTGAGCATTCGCGCAGAAATCACCGAGGTGCAGAATGGCAACTGGCCGGCCGAGGACAACCCGCTGAAACGGTCGCCGCACACACTGGCCGACATCACCGGGGTTTGGGAGCGGCCGTACAGTATCGAACAAGCGGTGACACCGGACGCGCACACCAAGGCGCACAAGTATTGGCCGGTGGTGAATCGGGTGGATAACGTTTACGGGGATCGGAACCTGTTTTGCGCGTGCGTGCCCGTGGATGATTACCGCTGA
- the gcvH gene encoding glycine cleavage system protein GcvH encodes MSDIPADLRFAESHEWARLEADGTVTVGISDHAQEALGDVVFVELTEVGKVFAAEDQAGVVESVKAASDIYSPIAGEVIAVNEDLSGSPELLNSDPYGAWIFKLKPSNAGDLDKLLDAAGYKAAIGE; translated from the coding sequence ATGAGCGATATCCCTGCCGACCTGCGTTTTGCCGAAAGTCACGAATGGGCCCGTCTGGAAGCCGATGGCACCGTCACCGTGGGCATCAGCGATCACGCTCAGGAAGCCTTGGGCGATGTGGTATTCGTCGAGCTGACCGAAGTCGGAAAAGTCTTCGCTGCTGAAGATCAAGCCGGTGTCGTTGAGTCGGTCAAAGCCGCTTCCGACATCTATTCCCCGATAGCCGGTGAAGTGATTGCGGTCAACGAAGACCTGAGCGGCTCGCCCGAGTTGCTCAACTCCGACCCGTACGGTGCCTGGATCTTCAAGCTCAAGCCAAGTAACGCTGGCGATCTGGACAAGCTGCTTGATGCCGCGGGCTACAAGGCCGCCATCGGCGAGTAA
- the gcvT gene encoding glycine cleavage system aminomethyltransferase GcvT: protein MGQRTPLYDLHLALGAKMVDFGGWDMPLHYGSQVEEHHQVRRDCGVFDVSHMTVIDVSGAQAKAWLQHLLANDVERLHSPGRALYSTMLNERGGIVDDMIVYRLDDGYRLVVNASTRDQDLAWMQAHLVGFDVQLIERSELAMLAIQGPHARHKISELVTQSRGNLIQLLKPFEGQPDGDWFIARTGYTGEDGLEIILPADQAPGFFNDLVGAGISPIGLGARDTLRVEAGMNLYGQDIHQDVSPLASNMAWSIAWEPAARQFIGRAALEAERAGGVQHKLVGLVLEERGVLRAHQVVRIANVGEGEITSGSFSPTLSKSIALARVPMATADRAEVEIRGKWYPVRVVKPTFVRHGKTLI, encoded by the coding sequence ATGGGACAGCGTACGCCTCTGTATGACCTTCATCTCGCCCTCGGCGCGAAGATGGTCGATTTTGGCGGTTGGGATATGCCTCTGCATTACGGCTCGCAGGTCGAGGAACACCATCAGGTGCGCCGCGACTGCGGGGTTTTCGATGTATCCCACATGACCGTGATCGATGTCAGCGGCGCTCAGGCCAAGGCCTGGCTTCAGCATTTGCTGGCCAATGACGTCGAGCGCCTGCACAGCCCCGGCCGTGCCTTGTACAGCACCATGCTCAATGAGCGCGGCGGTATCGTCGACGACATGATCGTCTACCGCCTCGATGACGGGTATCGCCTGGTGGTCAACGCCTCTACCCGCGATCAGGACCTGGCGTGGATGCAGGCTCATCTTGTCGGTTTCGATGTGCAGCTCATCGAGCGCTCGGAGTTGGCGATGCTGGCCATACAAGGCCCGCATGCCCGACACAAAATCTCTGAGCTGGTCACCCAGTCTCGCGGCAACCTGATCCAGCTACTCAAGCCGTTCGAAGGTCAGCCTGACGGTGACTGGTTCATCGCGCGCACCGGTTACACCGGCGAAGACGGGCTGGAAATCATTCTGCCGGCCGATCAGGCGCCGGGCTTCTTCAACGATCTGGTGGGCGCGGGTATTTCGCCGATCGGGCTCGGGGCGCGGGATACGTTGCGTGTCGAAGCCGGCATGAACCTCTACGGTCAGGACATTCATCAAGACGTTTCGCCGCTGGCCTCGAACATGGCCTGGAGCATTGCGTGGGAGCCGGCCGCTCGTCAGTTCATCGGCCGTGCTGCCCTGGAAGCCGAACGCGCCGGCGGCGTACAACACAAACTGGTCGGTCTGGTCCTTGAGGAGCGCGGGGTTTTGCGCGCTCATCAAGTGGTCCGCATCGCCAATGTTGGCGAAGGGGAGATCACCAGTGGTAGTTTCTCTCCTACGCTTAGCAAGTCGATTGCACTGGCGCGCGTGCCGATGGCGACTGCCGACCGCGCTGAAGTGGAAATCCGTGGCAAATGGTACCCGGTCCGAGTGGTCAAACCGACCTTCGTACGCCATGGCAAAACCTTGATCTAA
- a CDS encoding ABC transporter permease → MAHPAQRRWYPLVFAIAALVLLPLSVLLLSWQAIDHQIWSHLWDTQMPRLLGNTLTLVFGVGVGVTLLGVSLAWLTSLCEFPGRKWLDWALMLPFAIPAYVLAFVFVGLLDFSGPVQTLMREWFGTGLRLPRVRSTGGVILVLVLVFYPYVYLLARTAFLAQGKGLMEAARVLGQSPWQAFWRVALPMARPAIGAGVALALMETLADFGAVSVFNFDTFTTAIYKTWYGFFSLSTATQLASLLLLVVMLVLYGERRARGANRASNERPRVKALYHLRGFKALAAMSWCGLVFACAFVIPVLQLVVWFWQRGRFDLDERYAGLIVHTLYLGGMAALITVSVALVLAFARRLAPTRAIRSGVSLANLGYALPGSVLAVSIMLAFSYLDRELVIPLSGWLGGAGKPLLLGSLSALLLAYLVRFIAVAYGPLESSLARIRPSLPEAARSLGVSGPRLFFKVYLPLLLPGTLSAALLVFVDVLKEMPATLLMRPFGWDTLAVRIFEMTSEGEWARASLPALTLVLVGLLPVIGLIRRSAHRNT, encoded by the coding sequence TTGGCCCACCCCGCCCAACGCCGCTGGTATCCCCTGGTCTTCGCCATCGCTGCGCTGGTCCTGCTGCCCCTCAGCGTTTTGTTGCTGTCCTGGCAAGCCATCGATCATCAAATCTGGTCGCACCTCTGGGACACCCAGATGCCGCGGCTGCTGGGCAACACGCTGACCCTGGTGTTCGGCGTCGGTGTCGGTGTCACGCTGTTGGGCGTCAGTCTTGCCTGGCTCACCAGCCTTTGTGAGTTTCCCGGCAGAAAGTGGCTGGATTGGGCGTTGATGCTGCCGTTCGCCATTCCCGCCTACGTGCTGGCTTTCGTTTTCGTCGGCCTGCTGGATTTCTCCGGTCCCGTACAAACCCTGATGCGCGAATGGTTCGGCACCGGCCTGCGTTTGCCGCGAGTGCGTTCCACGGGCGGTGTCATCCTCGTTCTGGTGCTGGTCTTTTATCCCTACGTTTACCTGTTGGCACGCACCGCGTTCCTCGCGCAGGGCAAAGGCTTGATGGAAGCGGCGCGAGTCCTGGGGCAATCGCCGTGGCAAGCGTTCTGGCGAGTCGCCCTGCCGATGGCGCGGCCGGCCATTGGTGCTGGCGTTGCGTTGGCGCTGATGGAAACCCTGGCGGATTTCGGTGCCGTGTCGGTGTTCAATTTCGACACCTTCACGACCGCCATCTACAAAACCTGGTATGGCTTTTTCAGCCTTTCCACCGCCACGCAATTGGCCAGTCTGTTGCTGTTGGTGGTGATGCTCGTGCTGTACGGCGAGCGCCGTGCCCGGGGTGCCAATCGGGCGAGCAACGAGCGGCCGCGGGTCAAGGCGTTGTATCACCTGCGCGGTTTCAAGGCGTTGGCGGCGATGAGTTGGTGTGGGCTGGTGTTTGCCTGCGCGTTCGTCATTCCGGTGCTGCAACTGGTGGTGTGGTTCTGGCAGCGCGGGCGCTTCGACCTGGATGAGCGGTACGCCGGGCTCATTGTTCATACGCTGTATCTGGGCGGCATGGCGGCGTTGATCACTGTCAGCGTTGCGCTGGTGCTGGCCTTTGCCCGGCGCCTGGCGCCGACCCGGGCGATTCGCTCCGGTGTCAGCCTGGCCAACCTCGGCTATGCGTTGCCGGGTTCGGTGCTGGCGGTGTCGATCATGCTGGCCTTCAGTTATCTGGATCGCGAGCTGGTGATTCCGCTGTCGGGATGGTTGGGCGGAGCCGGAAAACCTTTGCTGCTGGGCAGTCTGTCGGCCTTGTTGCTGGCCTATCTGGTGCGTTTCATTGCGGTGGCCTATGGGCCGCTGGAAAGCAGTTTGGCGCGAATACGGCCATCTTTGCCCGAAGCGGCACGTAGCCTTGGGGTCAGTGGGCCACGACTGTTTTTCAAAGTGTATCTGCCGTTATTGCTGCCCGGCACATTGAGTGCTGCGCTGCTGGTGTTCGTTGATGTGCTCAAGGAAATGCCCGCGACCTTGCTGATGCGCCCGTTTGGCTGGGACACGCTGGCTGTGCGCATCTTTGAAATGACCAGCGAAGGCGAGTGGGCGAGGGCGTCGTTGCCGGCGTTGACGCTGGTTCTGGTCGGGTTATTACCGGTCATCGGATTGATTCGACGTTCGGCGCATCGAAACACCTAG
- a CDS encoding extracellular solute-binding protein, protein MLAPKRLLTALALTLIGSTATQAADEVVVYSSRIDELIKPVFDAYTAKTGVQVKFITDKEAPLMQRIKAEGENATADLLLTVDAGNLWQAEQMGILQPFTSKTIDANIPLQYRAASHAWTGLSLRARTIAYSTERVKPGELSTYEGLADKNWEGRLCLRTAKKVYNQSLTATMIEVHGAEKTEKILKGWVNNLSTDVFSDDVAVLEAINAGQCDVGIVNTYYYGRLHKQKPDLAVKLFWPNQGDRGVHVNLSGIGLTKYAPHPEAAKALVEWMTTPEAQKIFADVNQEFPANPAVPPSAEVAAWGKFVADTLPVEVAGKRQAEAIRLMDRAGWN, encoded by the coding sequence ATGTTGGCACCGAAGCGTCTACTGACCGCACTCGCCCTGACCCTGATCGGCAGCACTGCCACCCAGGCCGCTGACGAGGTGGTGGTTTACTCCTCGCGTATCGACGAGCTGATCAAACCGGTGTTCGATGCCTACACCGCGAAAACCGGTGTGCAGGTGAAGTTCATCACCGACAAGGAAGCGCCGCTGATGCAGCGCATCAAGGCCGAGGGCGAGAATGCCACCGCCGACCTGCTGCTGACCGTCGACGCCGGCAACCTGTGGCAAGCGGAGCAGATGGGCATCCTGCAACCGTTCACCTCGAAAACCATCGACGCCAACATTCCGCTGCAATACCGCGCGGCTTCTCATGCCTGGACCGGCCTGAGCCTGCGGGCGCGGACCATCGCTTACTCCACGGAGCGGGTGAAGCCGGGCGAGTTGAGCACTTACGAAGGTCTGGCCGACAAGAACTGGGAAGGTCGCCTGTGCCTGCGTACGGCGAAGAAGGTCTACAATCAGTCCCTGACTGCCACCATGATCGAAGTGCATGGTGCCGAGAAAACCGAAAAGATCCTCAAGGGCTGGGTCAACAACCTGTCCACCGACGTATTCTCCGATGATGTCGCGGTGTTGGAAGCAATCAACGCCGGCCAATGCGACGTTGGCATCGTCAACACCTACTACTACGGCCGTCTGCACAAGCAGAAGCCCGATCTGGCGGTGAAGCTGTTCTGGCCGAATCAGGGTGATCGTGGCGTGCATGTGAACCTGTCCGGCATCGGCCTGACCAAGTACGCGCCGCATCCGGAAGCCGCCAAGGCCCTGGTGGAGTGGATGACCACGCCTGAGGCGCAGAAGATCTTTGCCGACGTGAACCAGGAATTCCCGGCCAATCCTGCGGTACCGCCGTCCGCGGAAGTCGCCGCCTGGGGCAAGTTCGTCGCCGATACGTTGCCTGTGGAAGTCGCCGGCAAACGTCAGGCCGAAGCGATTCGCTTGATGGATCGAGCTGGCTGGAACTGA
- a CDS encoding 2-octaprenyl-3-methyl-6-methoxy-1,4-benzoquinol hydroxylase, producing the protein MRADLLIVGAGMVGSALALALQDSGLEVLLLDGSPMSVKPFDGQAPFEPRVSALSAASQRILERLGVWDGIASRRSSPYTDMHVWDGSGTGQIHFSASSVHAEVLGHIVENRVVQDALLDRLHDCDLGMLANARLEQMRRSGDDWLLTLADGRTLRAPLVIAADGANSAVRRLTGVATREWDYLHHAIVTSVRSSQPHQMTAWQRFTDHGPLAFLPLERDGRQDWCSIVWSTTPSEAERLMALDDEGFCRELEQAFEGRLGSVLSADPRLCVPLRQRHAKRYVAEGLALIGDAAHTIHPLAGQGVNLGFLDAAVLAEVLLQAAERGERLADVKVLSRYERRRMPHNLALMAAMEGFERLFQADPLPVRWLRNAGLKMIDQMPEAKALFVREALGLIGDLPALAKA; encoded by the coding sequence ATGCGCGCAGATCTGCTGATTGTCGGGGCCGGAATGGTCGGCAGCGCCCTGGCGCTGGCGTTGCAGGACAGCGGGCTGGAAGTCCTGCTGCTGGACGGCAGCCCGATGAGCGTCAAACCCTTCGACGGGCAGGCGCCGTTCGAACCGCGAGTGAGCGCCTTGTCGGCCGCCAGCCAGCGGATTCTCGAACGGCTGGGGGTCTGGGATGGCATCGCCAGCCGGCGCAGCAGTCCTTACACCGACATGCACGTCTGGGACGGCAGCGGCACCGGGCAAATCCACTTCTCGGCCTCCAGCGTTCACGCCGAGGTGCTCGGGCATATCGTCGAGAACCGCGTGGTTCAGGACGCCTTGCTCGACCGCTTGCACGACTGCGACCTGGGGATGCTGGCCAATGCGCGTCTGGAACAAATGCGCCGCTCCGGTGACGACTGGCTGCTGACCCTGGCCGATGGCCGCACCTTGCGTGCGCCGTTGGTGATCGCGGCGGACGGTGCCAACTCGGCGGTGCGGCGCCTGACCGGCGTGGCCACGCGCGAGTGGGATTATCTGCACCACGCAATCGTCACCAGCGTGCGCAGCTCACAACCCCACCAGATGACGGCCTGGCAACGGTTCACCGATCATGGTCCATTGGCGTTTCTGCCTCTGGAGCGGGACGGTCGGCAGGATTGGTGTTCGATCGTCTGGTCGACCACGCCGAGTGAGGCCGAACGCTTGATGGCGCTGGATGATGAAGGTTTCTGTCGCGAGTTGGAGCAAGCCTTTGAGGGCCGTTTGGGTTCGGTTCTAAGCGCCGATCCACGGCTGTGCGTGCCGCTGCGCCAGCGCCATGCAAAGCGCTACGTGGCTGAAGGCCTGGCGCTGATCGGCGATGCGGCGCACACCATTCACCCGTTGGCCGGGCAGGGCGTGAACCTCGGTTTCCTCGATGCCGCCGTGCTCGCCGAAGTGCTGCTGCAAGCGGCAGAGCGTGGCGAACGGTTGGCCGACGTGAAAGTGCTGAGCCGCTACGAGCGTCGGCGCATGCCGCACAATCTGGCGTTGATGGCGGCGATGGAAGGCTTCGAGCGGTTGTTCCAGGCAGATCCGTTGCCGGTGCGCTGGCTGCGTAATGCCGGGTTGAAGATGATTGACCAGATGCCGGAGGCCAAGGCGTTGTTTGTGCGTGAGGCGCTGGGGTTGATCGGGGATTTGCCGGCACTTGCCAAGGCTTGA
- a CDS encoding DUF4442 domain-containing protein, whose protein sequence is MLEWLTSRFGKARLLRWFMTFYPPYLGAGVRVRHISDDFRDIKVSMGLGWYNRNNVGTQFGGSLYSMVDPFYMLMLMENLGRRFIVWDKAADIDFISPGKGPVFASFRIDETLLDEIRQQTANGEKYLPQLQVDIHDGAGTLVARVRKTLYVRLKPQARQA, encoded by the coding sequence ATGCTTGAGTGGTTGACGAGCCGGTTCGGCAAAGCACGATTGTTGCGCTGGTTCATGACGTTCTACCCGCCGTACCTTGGCGCCGGGGTCCGCGTGCGGCACATCAGCGATGACTTCCGGGACATCAAGGTGTCCATGGGGTTGGGCTGGTACAACCGCAATAACGTCGGCACTCAGTTCGGTGGCAGCCTGTATTCGATGGTCGATCCGTTCTATATGTTGATGTTGATGGAAAACCTCGGCCGTCGGTTCATCGTCTGGGACAAAGCGGCGGACATCGATTTCATCTCGCCGGGCAAAGGTCCGGTGTTCGCCAGTTTCAGGATCGACGAAACCTTGCTCGACGAGATCCGCCAACAAACGGCGAACGGCGAAAAATACCTGCCGCAATTGCAGGTCGATATCCACGACGGCGCCGGCACCCTGGTGGCCCGTGTCCGGAAAACCCTTTACGTGCGGCTCAAGCCGCAAGCGAGACAGGCTTAA
- the ubiH gene encoding 2-octaprenyl-6-methoxyphenyl hydroxylase: MSRINLAIIGGGLVGASLALALQAGAKARGWKIVLIEPFAPGHTYQPSYDARSSALSYGAKQIYQRLGAWQEISRRAEPIKQIHVSDRGCFSTARLSAMEEGVPALGYVVENAWLGQCLWQGLDKDVVTWRCPAEVTRMEPLTDGYRLTLNDETTLECDLAVLADGGRSGLREQLGIGIKQRPYNQSALIANITPSEAHNGMAFERFTDDGPMALLPLPENRCALVWTRLGMDAQRLAALDERSFLSELQGVFGYRLGTLKQVGARHLYPLTLIEAEEQVRPHLAILGNAAHSLHPIAGQGFNLSLRDAQALADALLASEKAPGDFATLQAYRERQRLDQNLTVGFSDQVTRLFGSTQPLVSLGRNIGLLGLDLLPPAKRWFARQAMGLGTRPDA, from the coding sequence ATGAGTCGAATCAATCTTGCAATCATTGGTGGCGGCCTGGTCGGCGCGAGCCTGGCATTGGCGCTGCAGGCCGGGGCCAAGGCTCGCGGCTGGAAGATCGTGCTGATCGAGCCGTTTGCCCCCGGCCACACCTACCAACCGAGCTATGATGCCCGGTCCTCGGCGTTGTCCTACGGCGCCAAGCAGATTTATCAACGGTTGGGCGCGTGGCAGGAAATCTCCCGCCGCGCGGAGCCGATCAAGCAGATCCACGTCTCCGACCGTGGTTGTTTCTCCACCGCGCGATTGTCGGCGATGGAAGAGGGCGTGCCAGCGCTGGGCTATGTGGTGGAAAACGCCTGGCTCGGCCAATGCCTCTGGCAAGGTCTGGACAAGGACGTGGTCACCTGGCGCTGCCCGGCGGAAGTCACGCGCATGGAGCCGCTGACCGATGGCTATCGCCTGACCCTCAATGATGAAACCACCCTGGAATGCGACCTCGCGGTGCTGGCGGATGGCGGCCGTTCCGGCCTGCGCGAGCAACTGGGGATTGGTATCAAACAACGCCCGTACAACCAGAGTGCGCTGATCGCCAACATCACCCCGAGCGAAGCGCACAACGGCATGGCCTTCGAACGTTTCACCGACGATGGCCCGATGGCGTTGTTGCCGCTGCCGGAAAACCGCTGTGCCCTGGTCTGGACCCGTCTGGGCATGGACGCGCAACGGCTGGCCGCCCTGGATGAACGCAGTTTCCTCAGCGAATTGCAGGGCGTGTTCGGTTATCGCCTCGGCACCTTGAAACAGGTCGGCGCGCGGCATCTTTACCCGCTGACACTGATTGAAGCCGAAGAGCAGGTGCGTCCGCATCTGGCGATTCTCGGCAACGCCGCTCACAGCCTGCACCCGATTGCCGGCCAGGGTTTCAACCTGTCCCTGCGAGATGCGCAGGCGTTGGCGGATGCGCTGCTCGCGAGCGAGAAAGCCCCCGGCGACTTTGCGACCTTGCAGGCTTACCGCGAGCGTCAGCGTCTGGATCAAAACCTGACCGTGGGATTTTCCGATCAGGTCACGCGGTTGTTCGGCAGTACTCAACCGCTGGTCTCGCTGGGCCGAAACATCGGCCTGCTCGGTCTCGATCTGCTGCCACCGGCCAAGCGTTGGTTCGCCCGGCAGGCCATGGGCCTGGGTACGCGTCCCGATGCTTGA